A stretch of the Brevinematales bacterium genome encodes the following:
- a CDS encoding alanine:cation symporter family protein, whose amino-acid sequence MEAIHGGIKFINGYLWGPPMLILLIGTHMFLTIRLRFIQSYTFFGIKLSVKKDDEGKGDVSQFGALTAALAATIGTGNIIGVATAISMGGPGAVFWMWITGVLGIATKYAEGVLAVKYRVKTSDGTMLGGPMYALEKGMKMKWLAVLFSIFTAVAAFGIGNMVQANSIAGMVKDTFQIDPAITGIVLTVLTALVILGGVKAIARVTSLLVPLMAFFYVLGCIIILFINGSFIIPALGLIARSAFTPEAAGGGFVGATLMMTLRYGIARGLFSNESGLGSAPILAASAQTRNPVRQALVSATGTFWDTVVVCAMTGLVLVTTIMKFPDTLMNYKDAQLTKMAFSQIPVVGPIVLTGGLLTFVYSTILGWSYYGERAVEYLFGKVSIIPYRVVWVVAVFVGSVLSLNLVFDFADAMNAMMAIPNIVTLIFLSGVVAAETKKYLWLKNIDAVSEENME is encoded by the coding sequence ATCGAAGCAATTCACGGCGGGATTAAGTTCATCAACGGGTATTTATGGGGCCCGCCGATGCTGATTCTCCTGATCGGCACGCATATGTTTTTAACTATCCGGTTACGGTTTATCCAGTCCTATACATTCTTCGGCATCAAGCTGTCGGTAAAGAAAGACGACGAGGGGAAGGGAGACGTCAGCCAGTTCGGGGCGTTGACAGCCGCGCTCGCCGCGACTATCGGCACCGGGAATATCATCGGGGTCGCCACCGCTATTTCGATGGGCGGGCCCGGCGCGGTATTCTGGATGTGGATCACCGGCGTACTGGGTATAGCCACCAAATACGCGGAAGGAGTCCTCGCGGTCAAGTACCGTGTCAAGACCTCGGACGGAACGATGCTGGGCGGCCCGATGTACGCGCTCGAGAAGGGGATGAAGATGAAATGGCTCGCGGTGCTGTTCAGTATCTTTACCGCTGTCGCGGCGTTCGGGATAGGCAATATGGTGCAGGCGAATTCCATCGCGGGTATGGTGAAGGACACGTTCCAGATAGACCCCGCCATCACCGGGATCGTCCTCACCGTCCTGACCGCGCTTGTTATTCTCGGCGGGGTGAAGGCGATCGCGAGGGTGACCAGTCTGCTGGTGCCGTTGATGGCGTTCTTCTACGTACTCGGATGCATCATCATCCTTTTCATTAACGGGAGTTTTATTATACCCGCGCTCGGGCTGATCGCACGTTCGGCGTTCACTCCTGAGGCTGCGGGCGGGGGATTTGTCGGCGCGACATTGATGATGACGTTACGCTACGGTATCGCGCGCGGGTTGTTCTCCAACGAATCGGGGCTGGGCTCCGCGCCTATCCTCGCCGCGTCTGCGCAAACCCGTAACCCCGTGCGTCAGGCTCTCGTGTCGGCGACCGGGACGTTCTGGGACACGGTGGTCGTGTGCGCGATGACGGGGCTGGTGCTCGTGACGACGATTATGAAATTTCCCGACACCCTTATGAACTATAAGGACGCGCAGTTGACGAAGATGGCGTTCTCGCAGATTCCCGTGGTCGGGCCGATCGTGCTGACCGGCGGGCTTCTGACATTCGTGTACTCCACTATCCTCGGATGGTCGTACTACGGCGAGCGCGCGGTCGAGTACCTCTTCGGAAAGGTATCGATTATCCCGTACCGTGTCGTGTGGGTGGTCGCGGTGTTTGTGGGGTCGGTGCTGAGCCTGAACCTCGTGTTTGATTTCGCCGATGCGATGAACGCGATGATGGCTATCCCGAATATCGTGACATTGATATTCCTCAGCGGGGTGGTTGCGGCGGAGACGAAGAAGTACCTGTGGCTGAAGAATATCGACGCTGTTTCGGAGG